The Zingiber officinale cultivar Zhangliang chromosome 2A, Zo_v1.1, whole genome shotgun sequence genomic sequence GATGCATCTTGATTGACAAGTATCAATTATAAAACAATGATTTTGAGCAGTTCTCAGTTTTAAAAACAATCTAATAACAGACACCACTACAATTTACTGATTTTGTGTATTTGTGTGTGTGTTTTACACAACATCATCAACAACATCAATTCATTCCTGCAATCTAATCACGCTAGCTATTGCATCAATTCATGAACTCTGCCCAGAGGTCGATCTCCCAGTCTCCGTCGAATTGCATCGGAAGCAAAATGCTCCCTACATGCTTCATCAAAGCATCCAAACTGATACGGCAAAGCAGAGAAAAACTGTTGCCCCTCCACGGGCCAAGAGAACGGCTCACTCTGCCCCACGAACTCCTCCTCTCCTTCAAATTTCTACGCCGCCGCACTCTGTTCTTGGTCGCGCTGCATTGCATCTCCCTGCTCCAGCTCCTCCTCCCTTGGCTGCTGGAGGCCAGTGTGGTCCTCGTGGTAGGTGACGTCGTAGGCCAAAGGATCATCGTCCGATCGCTGCACTTGCTTCTTCGCCGGGCAACCATGTAATGCCTGATGAGCGCACAGGAAATAGGCCCGCGGCGAGAAGGACTCGTCAGAATGGTTTTGGCCGAATGAGATCGACTGCAATGCTGTACTGTAACTGTAGTGACTGATTGACCTGGGATATTTGGCTCTGAGGATCTCTTTCTACCAGTACTTCCTCCAGGTGAAGCCGACGTCGTCCCCCGGGCCTTTCACTCCGGCAGCCACCGAGCTCAGCTTCACCTGGCACCTCCATGACCGCAGCAATATCCTACAAATGAAACCATAGATTGTTGGCCTAGAATCGGATAGGATAACACACTCAAAGCACACAGAacacaagaagaaacaagaaaAATAGGACAAATAGGAACTTCACTTATGAAAGGAAACCTTACACCGAGAtatctgttaggatccttcgtactcggctagagagggggggtgtgaatagccgaccccaattgctcgcgtttctttctacaaactagggttagcgcagcggaaactaaatgcagaaagaaaacagaagaagaaatcaaacctctacgcaaggatgtaacgaggttcggagatgaaactcctactcctcggcgtgtccgtaaggtggacgaagcctatcaatccgtcggtggatgagtccccggaaaaccggctaaatcaaactccttgtgggtggagaaacctcgccacaatcacttgcaacagcaagctaagagtacaagagaatagcaagaacaaaatacaacaggaatgtaaacacagcagcttgccttctcgtcgactggggtcccagatgaagtagcaacttcacggacagatgcaacaagcaactcagcagcagctgatccagtcgtggaatgaagctcacgcgaagcttcgtcaaggaggagctcaacaaagctcaagcacaacggCACTTCGTAGCAGAAGAAGAGTGCAGctgcagccctcgacccctttatactgcgaagaagatagcgaagaaactagccgttgcgttagAACGGCTagtgctggaccgatcagaacatcctgatcggtctgcggaccgatcggggAACACTCgcttgtcctgatcggtccatggaccgatcagaaactctgatcggtccacggaccgatcagctttctgatcggtccccggaccgatcagcccctcttgcgcccgCTCCTCTTCGgccgatcgactcgatcggtcaccgatcgatcagttAACACACATGATATCGATGTGTATCGAtcgtcaccgaccgatcagaatattctcggtatcactggatcgatcaccagatcgattcagctcatggttttcacccaaaccaaagtccaaaccaacatccggtcaatcttgacctgttggtacaatccggtcactcccttgacctacttggacttctcatcaccagatgtccgatcacccttgatccatctggattttcccttgcccggcttcactcaccaggactttcacctagcttcactcactagggttttcacctggcttcactcaccaggatttccacaactgcctggcttcactcaccaggactttccaactgcctaacatcccagttaggactttctcattcacctagcttcactcactaggactttcaccttcacctagcttcactcactaggattttcacctggattcattcaccaggatttcccgactgcctggcttcactcaccaggactttccaactgcctaacctcccagttaggactttcccactgcctggcttcactcaccaggacttctccgtgcactttgcccgtgccaagtctccatacttggacttttcgcgtgccaagctccctgcttggacttttccagtgccaagtctccatacttggacttttccagtgccaaggtctttgcttggacttttcccgaatcaggtcaaccaggtcaaccttgacctacggttgcaccaacaacctcccaaacatctattcttgtcccatatcaagaatagagctctctcacgagtgttaaacatcaacatgcaactcaactaggtcaaccttgacctaaggttgcaccgacaatcttcccaagtcaaacatcaaaatacaactcgagtcaagtcacctcgagtcgggtcaaccaggtcaaccttgacctaaggttgcaccaacaatctccccctttttgatgtttaacaaaacccataatcaagttaggttaacccgataacctaacttaggttttccaaccatcttccaatgtccaatgttctttccttgaacattctctggacattctccccttaggttaacccgataacctaacttgggttctccaataattctccccctttttgacatacatcaaaaagaattccaatgttcttcctcgaacattctttgacattcttcccctagcttaggttaacccgataacctaacttgggttctccaataattctccaatgaacactctcccctttttgacacacatcaaaaagaaaaaggagggtatcaaggtcaagagtttcttcctaatgaaagtcccatacctttcattgaaactcttaatttcccccttgatactaaactcaacaatcaacttagtgataatcccatatcactaatcctcaaaagtcttaaggagtaaaaactccccctaaaagtcaactcccccttgacaattaggtaaaactccccctaaaggtcaactcccccttgaccattgcaccaacaatgtctttgagagttccaaacctttagaaatccaaaaacaccacttccataactgaaatttcagacaacagctgaaaaatcagaaattcggcacgccctgatcggtccccagaccgatcagcccttcaccagatcgcactcgtgctactggaactcactggatcggtctgcagaccgatccacaatactctggatcggtccgcagaccgatcagatct encodes the following:
- the LOC122044400 gene encoding WRKY transcription factor 55-like, producing the protein MEVPGEAELGGCRSERPGGRRRLHLEEVLVERDPQSQISQALHGCPAKKQVQRSDDDPLAYDVTYHEDHTGLQQPREEELEQGDAMQRDQEQSAAA